A part of Candidatus Methylacidiphilales bacterium genomic DNA contains:
- a CDS encoding methyl-accepting chemotaxis protein, with product MAEPTSLSSPSAPPVSTGMSINVKIASAFIGIGAVATLCAALAAYFFYGNELEKSAGLRLDAVRALTRSRVDAELASLQDSARNAGALLRANLRADALDPQIARASLQVAAPLVGPSKIFLCDASGEWVASSDASASLNQARLKQSAAEAARSDSLVYLPTGLSTNDPVLVHITPLIDKQTFPAVVIEIPFSVIGQVLASGPAEVYGESGEAYLVDGTGAVRSPLRGGQKPERIETLGVRSALEGAAGTKTYPNYQGTNVIGSFDLLKTDGFRWAVLAEQSREEALRPARLVTFYVAGVGLVTVILIGVLGVLFAKWMTRPVVALRETMGRIASGDEKARAPILARDEIGQLAESFNRMVDERNAAKERVTTENRRLQSSIQELLLVVADASEGKLSVRARRAEGVLGNVGEALNRMLENVGVLIGQAKSASARVDQAAGAITLSAQELAEGTAEQSARTANAISDVETLTAEARAVAENSTEAAEAAARARKAAEDGARNVREVIEFMERLRENVEANARKITRLGERSQEISGIVRSISDISAETDVLAMNASIEAARAGEQGRGFTIVADQVRGLADRTRQATIEIEKLVAGIQSETTEAVRQMDQQNRDVEQGTRRVGSAGESLGNIVEASVDSSSLAVQISQSARSQEERAMQVLQAVSDVNRITAAARERTLEFRSTSDQLALLAGELNQQLANFEVGSETREPSAPPA from the coding sequence ATGGCCGAACCCACCTCCCTGTCTTCCCCCTCCGCCCCCCCGGTGAGCACGGGAATGAGCATCAATGTCAAGATCGCCTCCGCCTTCATCGGGATCGGAGCGGTGGCCACTCTCTGCGCCGCCCTCGCGGCTTATTTTTTTTACGGCAATGAATTGGAGAAAAGTGCCGGACTGCGACTCGATGCCGTCCGTGCCCTGACCCGCTCTCGCGTGGACGCCGAGCTGGCCTCACTCCAGGACAGTGCCCGCAATGCCGGGGCCCTCCTGCGGGCCAACCTCCGGGCCGATGCCCTCGATCCCCAGATCGCCCGCGCCAGCCTACAAGTGGCGGCCCCGCTCGTCGGTCCGAGCAAAATCTTCCTGTGTGACGCATCGGGGGAATGGGTGGCCTCCTCCGATGCCTCCGCCAGCCTCAACCAGGCCCGCCTCAAACAATCCGCGGCGGAAGCGGCCCGGAGCGACAGCCTGGTCTACCTTCCGACCGGACTTTCCACCAACGACCCGGTCCTGGTGCATATCACCCCGCTCATCGATAAACAAACCTTCCCTGCGGTCGTGATCGAAATCCCCTTTTCTGTCATCGGCCAGGTGCTGGCCTCGGGTCCGGCCGAGGTCTACGGAGAGTCCGGTGAAGCCTATCTGGTCGATGGAACGGGAGCCGTGCGCAGTCCTTTGAGGGGTGGCCAGAAACCGGAACGCATCGAGACCCTCGGGGTGCGCAGTGCCCTCGAAGGAGCGGCCGGGACCAAAACCTACCCCAACTACCAGGGCACGAATGTCATCGGTTCCTTCGATCTGTTGAAGACCGACGGATTCCGCTGGGCGGTGCTGGCCGAACAATCACGCGAGGAAGCCCTGCGACCGGCCCGCCTCGTCACCTTTTATGTCGCCGGCGTCGGACTGGTCACCGTCATCCTCATCGGGGTCCTCGGGGTGCTTTTCGCCAAGTGGATGACCCGCCCGGTGGTGGCCCTGCGGGAAACCATGGGACGCATCGCTTCCGGCGACGAAAAAGCGCGCGCGCCCATCCTGGCCCGGGATGAAATCGGCCAGCTTGCGGAAAGTTTCAACCGCATGGTGGACGAGCGCAATGCGGCCAAGGAACGGGTCACCACGGAAAACCGCCGCCTCCAATCCAGCATCCAGGAACTCCTGTTGGTGGTGGCCGATGCCTCCGAAGGCAAACTCTCCGTCCGGGCCCGCCGGGCCGAAGGCGTCCTGGGCAACGTCGGCGAGGCCTTGAACCGGATGTTGGAAAACGTCGGCGTGTTGATCGGCCAGGCCAAGAGCGCCAGCGCCCGTGTCGACCAAGCCGCCGGTGCCATCACCCTCTCGGCCCAGGAACTGGCCGAGGGCACGGCCGAGCAGAGCGCCCGCACCGCCAACGCCATCAGCGATGTCGAAACCCTGACCGCCGAGGCCCGCGCCGTGGCGGAGAATTCCACCGAAGCCGCCGAGGCCGCCGCCCGTGCCCGCAAGGCCGCCGAGGATGGCGCCCGCAACGTCCGTGAAGTCATCGAGTTCATGGAACGCCTGCGGGAGAACGTCGAAGCCAACGCCCGCAAGATCACCCGCCTGGGCGAACGCTCCCAGGAAATTTCCGGCATAGTCCGGTCCATCAGCGACATCAGCGCGGAAACCGATGTGCTGGCCATGAATGCCTCGATCGAAGCCGCCCGCGCGGGTGAGCAGGGCCGGGGATTCACCATCGTGGCCGACCAAGTCCGCGGCCTGGCCGACCGCACCCGCCAGGCCACCATTGAAATCGAAAAACTGGTGGCCGGCATCCAGAGTGAAACCACCGAAGCGGTGCGGCAGATGGACCAGCAGAACCGCGATGTCGAACAGGGCACCCGCCGGGTCGGGAGTGCCGGCGAGTCCCTGGGCAACATTGTCGAGGCCAGCGTGGATTCCTCCTCCCTGGCTGTGCAGATCAGCCAGTCGGCCCGCTCGCAAGAGGAACGGGCCATGCAGGTGCTCCAGGCGGTCAGTGATGTCAACCGCATCACCGCCGCCGCGCGTGAGCGCACGCTGGAGTTCCGCAGCACCAGTGATCAACTGGCTCTCCTGGCGGGCGAACTGAACCAACAACTGGCCAACTTCGAAGTTGGCTCCGAAACCCGGGAACCCTCCGCGCCTCCGGCCTGA
- a CDS encoding chemotaxis protein CheW yields MNYGLIQLGASAFALPFAAVREVLQQPVLSPVPLGPDLLAGMVLFRGEVLPVFDIAPLLDCPASPPRTATPARVVVIQHNSVFAGVVSDHAALAAGSPVPGEAGACRLAQSLPLSESSAPVLDVPALFHHFESCLATST; encoded by the coding sequence ATGAACTACGGGTTGATCCAATTGGGAGCCTCCGCTTTCGCCCTGCCCTTCGCCGCAGTTCGCGAGGTGCTGCAGCAGCCCGTACTCAGCCCGGTCCCGCTCGGTCCGGATCTCCTGGCCGGGATGGTTTTGTTCCGGGGCGAAGTCCTGCCGGTTTTTGACATCGCCCCGCTACTGGACTGTCCCGCTTCACCACCCCGCACGGCCACTCCCGCTCGTGTTGTCGTGATCCAGCACAACAGTGTCTTTGCCGGCGTGGTCTCCGACCACGCCGCCCTTGCCGCCGGCAGCCCGGTTCCGGGCGAGGCCGGAGCCTGCCGCCTGGCCCAATCACTTCCCCTGTCGGAATCCTCAGCCCCGGTCCTCGACGTTCCCGCCCTCTTCCATCATTTCGAATCCTGCCTCGCCACCTCCACCTGA
- a CDS encoding response regulator, which translates to MPTILAIDDSPTLRKFISKHIGERFPDYTVLLASNGADGIQTALREKPDIILLDYLLPDCKGEEVCLKLAADPAGAVIPIILMSSSTPDITRTEGMFPSIKRSMAKPFSPELLCASVNLVLQGQNEPSSAPEEAATAGSASESFSPENAPTVLMGAPKLQKVSLAARPRPITRPIDISSSQAVKVPEACGPLGAFPWIDVLCYAQSSKLTGVLEVEVTAIRLDFYFRDGAPVLGTTRDTAFYLKDAPVKVAPEQEDMFNELKKEQEASGQPIFSQMKKRGYMSPEDADSMIRDYSGLLMGHCWNAMKGRFQIYRRELPDFAADAPPFSESVEQFALESLRNNGPESLAYFGSETAPGTPAYTVAGYRRVQIITLEPDEASLVAAVAAGGRNIEEIAASIGMEIPQARTLLFRFVKLGVFDYWPDFSAQTQT; encoded by the coding sequence ATGCCCACCATCCTCGCCATCGACGACAGCCCGACTCTGCGGAAGTTCATCTCCAAACACATCGGGGAGCGTTTCCCGGACTACACCGTTCTGCTCGCCTCCAACGGAGCCGATGGGATCCAGACCGCCCTGCGCGAGAAGCCCGACATCATCCTGCTGGATTATCTTCTTCCGGATTGTAAGGGAGAGGAGGTCTGTCTCAAGTTGGCGGCCGATCCCGCCGGGGCCGTCATCCCCATCATCCTGATGAGCAGCAGCACCCCCGACATCACCCGCACCGAGGGGATGTTCCCGAGCATCAAACGCTCGATGGCCAAACCGTTCTCGCCCGAGCTGCTCTGCGCCAGCGTCAACTTGGTGCTCCAGGGCCAGAATGAACCCTCGTCCGCGCCCGAGGAAGCGGCAACAGCCGGCTCCGCCAGCGAGTCGTTTTCCCCGGAAAATGCCCCCACGGTGCTCATGGGTGCGCCCAAACTCCAGAAAGTCAGCCTGGCCGCCCGTCCCCGGCCGATCACCCGTCCGATTGATATTTCCTCCAGCCAAGCGGTCAAGGTTCCCGAGGCCTGCGGACCGCTGGGCGCTTTCCCCTGGATCGACGTGCTCTGCTACGCCCAATCTTCAAAACTCACCGGGGTGCTCGAAGTCGAAGTCACCGCGATCCGTCTGGATTTTTATTTCCGGGATGGGGCCCCGGTTCTGGGCACCACCCGAGATACCGCTTTCTACCTGAAAGATGCCCCGGTCAAGGTCGCCCCGGAACAGGAAGACATGTTCAATGAACTCAAGAAGGAACAGGAGGCCAGCGGCCAGCCCATCTTCTCCCAGATGAAAAAACGGGGCTATATGTCCCCGGAGGACGCGGACAGCATGATCCGCGATTACAGCGGCCTTCTCATGGGTCACTGCTGGAACGCCATGAAAGGCCGCTTCCAGATCTACCGCCGGGAACTCCCGGACTTTGCCGCTGATGCCCCCCCCTTCAGCGAGAGTGTGGAACAATTTGCCCTCGAATCCCTGCGTAACAACGGTCCCGAGAGCCTGGCCTATTTCGGCAGCGAAACCGCCCCGGGCACACCGGCCTACACCGTCGCCGGTTACCGTAGGGTCCAGATCATCACCCTCGAACCCGACGAGGCGTCCCTGGTGGCCGCAGTCGCCGCGGGTGGCCGGAATATAGAAGAAATCGCCGCGTCGATAGGCATGGAAATTCCCCAAGCCCGTACCCTGCTCTTCCGTTTCGTCAAACTCGGTGTCTTCGATTACTGGCCGGATTTTTCCGCCCAAACGCAAACATGA